Proteins from a genomic interval of Lolium perenne isolate Kyuss_39 chromosome 1, Kyuss_2.0, whole genome shotgun sequence:
- the LOC127335454 gene encoding probable glutathione S-transferase GSTF1, producing the protein MGGAVKVYGVVASPFVATVLLCLEETGVSYELVPVDMAAREQKTEPYLSRNPFGKIPTFEDGEITLFESRAISRYILRKYGPAGTPKDLLRESNLEESAMVDAWTEVEAHQYHPAISNIVRQCIIMPLIGGARDQAVVDENVGKLGKVLDVYEARLSSSPYLAGDFFSLADLAHFAFTYFLMAGTEYAPLLEKRASVGAWWERIMARLAVRKVAALIDLGLLKQMSPS; encoded by the exons atgggaggcgcggtgaaggtgtacggGGTTGTGGCGTCTCCGTTCGTCGCGACGGTGCTGTTGTGCCTGGAGGAGACCGGCGTCAGCTACGAGCTCGTCCCCGTCGACATGGCTGCGCGGGAACAGAAGACCGAGCCCTACCTCTCCCGAAAC CCGTTCGGCAAGATCCCTACATTTGAAGACGGGGAAATCACGCTGTTCG AATCTCGCGCAATTTCGCGGTACATCCTCCGCAAGTACGGACCTGCCGGCACCCCCAAAGATCTCCTACGAGAATCCAACCTTGAGGAATCAGCCATGGTGGACGCGTGGACGGAGGTGGAGGCGCACCAGTACCACCCGGCCATCTCCAACATAGTCCGGCAGTGCATCATCATGCCGCTGATCGGGGGCGCCCGCGACCAGGCAGTGGTGGACGAGAACGTTGGGAAGCTGGGGAAGGTCTTGGACGTGTACGAGGCGCGGCTGTCGAGCTCGCCGTACCTAGCCGGAGACTTCTTCAGCCTCGCTGACCTCGCGCACTTTGCCTTCACCTACTTTCTCATGGCCGGCACTGAATACGCGCCGCTGCTGGAGAAGCGCGCCAGCGTCGGGGCATGGTGGGAAAGGATCATGGCCAGGCTGGCGGTGAGGAAGGTGGCCGCTCTCATCGACCTCGGGTTGCTGAAGCAGATGTCGCCTTCTTAA